In Vitis vinifera cultivar Pinot Noir 40024 chromosome 17, ASM3070453v1, one genomic interval encodes:
- the LOC104882405 gene encoding uncharacterized protein LOC104882405 produces MSQMEAMKRFMVIQPPSFNGEPNAEAVEHWLRRIKRILVGLDTPEERRVSLAAYMLVDKVDFWWESMKIVYDTEVMTWEEFERIFLGKYFGEVAKHAKMMEFEHLIQGTMSMLEYESRFSELSRFALGMINEEGEKARRFQ; encoded by the coding sequence ATGAGCCAGATGGAGGCGATGAAGAGATTCATGGTGATACAACCTCCATCTTTTAATGGAGAGCCCAATGCGGAAGCAGTTGAGCATTGGTTGAGGAGGATTAAAAGAATTCTGGTAGGATTGGACACACCTGAGGAAAGGAGGGTAAGTTTGGCGGCATACATGCTTGTTGACAAAGTTGATTTCTGGTGGGAATCAATGAAAATAGTGTACGACACAGAAGTGATGACCTGGGAGGAATTTGAGAGAATCTTCCTAGGCAAGTATTTTGGAGAGGTGGCTAAGCATGCCAAGATGATGGAGTTTGAGCACCTCATCCAAGGAACTATGTCGATGCTGGAGTACGAGTCACGCTTTTCGGAATTGTCCAGATTCGCCTTGGGGATGATcaatgaggaaggagaaaaggcTAGGAGGTTCCAGTAG